One genomic window of Metopolophium dirhodum isolate CAU chromosome 4, ASM1992520v1, whole genome shotgun sequence includes the following:
- the LOC132943885 gene encoding uncharacterized protein LOC132943885, with product MSTISSFCDILMVKVVGDPDWRQRFVVLSNSTLWIYGDDQDPRRTKIHAVRDLAVCRRICDGSHLVLHIKNIAKLDWFKIKFNTEKQLIAWKKRLRQVKEAWNEETYFQYLNQKSQLRSPYEPLTRINQQVSSNKLSKPPRMPFSRSRSLQEIISWEKLPMTLTQVNKEMLCGINDIDAILVRVRLSILENEMAYNREMDKMLVAFKKRALWPDYFLMDDKSLIEQTLSKLKESSDTLLHDVEDMWPDAPMVLQSLDDLADLLIKHMKSVARTRMITYCHLLRDFRPFLRNNLESVDDIYADVYSEHFYMERALLPIFRVYKLKGISKKLAVMLATEEDANSARWNRLFDLCQETLTETYGELSRLFGDYYALSVTQLFAFSDKHAAFERNGNMSLFEKFELAREVSEICDSVVPLIKVVIVEGGKRGDGTAAAVSDDVVAAVEAAAAGQRRRCGADCWDDNNGRRKLDGAARPSEEIACKNPFGTIMEYDVDRKSSCRKNCGVRGGNSNVKNKQRKTAAAASGKCIELKVYSRSVNYFHEQIDEQAVACSGFVATRMSSSASLPY from the exons ATGTCAACCATATCAAGTTTTTGCGATATTTTGATGGTGAAAGTGGTTGGAGACCCTGATTGGAGGCAGAGATTCGTCGTGCTCAGCAACAGTACACTATGGATTTATGG GGACGATCAAGATCCGCGAAGGACGAAAATTCATGCAGTTAGAGACCTGGCAGTATGCCGAAGAATTTGTGACGGAAGTCACCTAGTTTTGCATATAAAAAACATAGCTAAATTAGATTGGTTTAAGATTAAATTCAACACAGAAAAACAACTAATCGCTTGGAAAAAACGTTTGCGACAAGTAAAAGAAGCTTGGAACGAAGAGACTTATTTTCAATACCTTAATCAAAAATCTCAGCTTAGAT ctCCATATGAGCCATTGACTAGGATAAATCAACAG GTGTCCAGTAATAAACTATCAAAGCCTCCACGTATGCCATTCTCTAGGAGCCGTTCATTACAAGAAATAATAAGTTGGGAAAAATTACCTATGACACTTACTCAAGTAAACAAGG aaatgcTTTGTGGAATAAACGACATAGATGCAATTTTAGTCAGAGTTCGATTATCAATCTTGGAAAACGAAATGGCTTACAACAGAGAAATGGACAAAATGTTAGTCGCTTTTAAAAAACGAGCACTGTGGCCTGATTATTTTCTGATGGATGATAAATCGTTAATTGAACAAACGCTATCCAAAT tgaagGAGAGTTCAGACACTCTTTTGCACGATGTGGAAGACATGTGGCCAGACGCTCCTATGGTATTACAGAGTTTGGACGATCTAgctgatttattaattaaacacatGAAATCAGTGGCGAGGACCCGAATGATTACCTACTGCCATCTTCTACGGGATTTTAGGCCTTTCTTGCGAAATAACTT AGAGAGCGTGGACGACATATACGCGGACGTGTACAGCGAACACTTCTATATGGAACGAGCGCTTCTGCCCATATTCCGGGTGTACAAGCTAAAAGGCATATCCAAGAAGCTGGCGGTCATGCTAGCCACCGAGGAGGACGCCAACAGCGCACGTTGGAACAGGCTGTTCGACCTGTGTCAGGAG ACGCTGACCGAGACGTACGGTGAGCTGTCCAGACTGTTCGGCGACTATTACGCGCTGAGCGTGACGCAGTTGTTCGCGTTCAGCGACAAGCACGCGGCGTTCGAGCGCAACGGCAACATGAGCCTGTTCGAGAAGTTCGAACTGGCCAGGGAGGTGAGCGAGATATGCGACTCGGTGGTGCCACTCATCAAGGTTGTAATCGTGGAGGGCGGCAAGAGGGGCGACGGCACCGCCGCGGCCGTGTCGGACGACGTGGTGGCCGCTGTGGAGGCCGCGGCGGCCGGTCAACGGCGCAGATGTGGCGCCGACTGTTGGGACGATAATAACGGGCGCCGGAAGCTGGACGGGGCCGCCCGACCGTCTGAGGAAATTGCGTGCAAAAATCCGTTCGGTACCATCATGGAATACGACGTGGACAGAAAGTCGTCATGCCGGAAGAATTGCGGCGTCCGCGGCGGAAACAGTAACGTCAAAAACAAGCAGAGGAAGACCGCAGCAGCAGCGTCCGGAAAGTGCATCGAACTCAAGGTGTACTCGCGTTCGGTCAATTATTTCCACGAACAGATCGACGAACAAGCGGTGGCCTGCAGCGGTTTTGTCGCGACGCGAATGTCGTCTTCCGCTTCACTGCCATACTGA
- the LOC132942794 gene encoding uncharacterized protein LOC132942794 has translation MISHLRLLRISNLSANLKIQVKLFLNQISVFESSEITAFGIFSINLNLVTSKRKMISYLRLIKISNLSANLKTQVKFFMNQISVFESSELTAFGIFNINLNLVVSILILLVTGLITIIQMKEHPILLQSKENLKKFMQSISKEKLI, from the exons ATGATTTCACATTTACGATTATTAAGGATTTCAAATTTATCGGCAAACCTAAAAattcaa gttaaattgtttttgaaccAAATATCAGTTTTTGAATCAAGCGAAATAACAGCTTTTGGAATCTTCAGTATAAATCTAAATCTGGTTACATCA aaaaggAAGATGATATCATATTTAAGATTGATAAAGATTTCAAATTTATCGGCAAACCTAAAAAcacaa gttaaattttttatgaaccaaATATCAGTTTTTGAATCAAGCGAACTCACAGCATTtggaatattcaatataaatttaaatcttgtTGTATCG atACTAATATTACTTGTTACtggtttaataacaataatacaaatgaaGGAACATCCAATTTTGTTGCaatcaaaagaaaatttaaagaaGTTTATGCAAAGTATAAGTAAAGAAAAACTTATATAA